The Accipiter gentilis chromosome Z, bAccGen1.1, whole genome shotgun sequence DNA window atggctggaggaaaaaaaaacaaaaacaaaaactgtGCACATAAACACATACATGTTGGTTTTGCCTTCAAGATGGGATGATATTGGCGAAATCACCACCTCTACACTGTCTTGCACATGCAGGAAGACTATAAAAACCAGCATCAATAGCTCACATTACACTTCTCCAAGTCTCTACCTTCAAGCCCTTCTGCCTCcccagtattttatttatattctagAAAGCTAAGAGAGGGCTACTGAACCTTTCAGAGCACTAGAAAAATTACATGTTACTTAAAAAAGGGGAAGCAGAATGCCTTTATTTTTGGCAACTTGCAGCATGTCTAATTCAAGTGTTTTTCAGAGTATTCATTCTTGTTCATCACACAGTCAGGCTCTTTTTAACTATCACAGCTCCTGCTCTTTGCCAGATTCCAACTCATGTCAGAAAAACAAGCAGCTACTAGGATCTACGGCTGTATCACAGCCAAGCAACAAACCAAGGTGGGTCACTGGCAGTCATAATTCCAGGACAGGGAAGCATGAGCATGCTTGTCACCTGTCAAAGTAGCTTCACTTGCACTGAAGACTGCATACAGCAGCCACTCAGCTGCATGATTTACATTTGGTGTCAAAGAGCAGAGAAACTGTCAGAGTTTTGGCATATGGAATGCAAGCAAGTCAGGGCGGGGGGGAACCCACACAAATCTGTTTCCTGCAGTTTCTGGTAGCTCAATTTCTTTGCAGTTCCTTATTCACACAGTGTTGGAGGCCAGATAGTTTCATTTTCAAGGAATGAAAGCGCACATGAAAAATTCAATGTCTGCACAGGACACTGGTATTGCTGTCTTCTCCTACAACTGCTATTTATTCCAGGGTAAGCTGCATAGAAGTATATAGCTTAACAGATCATACCTATTGCTAAGCAGCACTGGCATCTACCCCCAGTAAAACACATTCATAACAACAAACTAGAAAATACATCCCCATATTAAGTCAGTCCCTGACACCTTTTAGTAATACACACAGCAAAGGTGTTTTCACGTGAGAAACATACTCATTTGCTAAACACACACTTGAAGACAATGAAGTCTAGTTACCGAGCTGTCTGAAAACTCAGCCAAGCCAGAAGAAAACCTGTCCAGCTTCAGAATACtcctaaaaaggaagaaaagccaggTACAGGGCTTTGCTTCTTTTCAATAAATACTAGAAAATTTCTATAGAGGATTTGATGTCAAGAAACCTTGTCACAAGGCACCATGATTAAGCAAAATTACTTATTCCTTCCCAGCCCTCAAGCCTTTGGCAAGTTGTTTTGcgggtttctttttgtttttaattatttggatAATGTATCTTTATGGTTAGTAACTTTGTATGCTGACACTTCCTTACAAGAAGATAGCTAGAAATAGCAGGCAAAAAGCCAGCAGTGGGtaaatatttctatatatttgtttctgaacatccagtCTGCAGGGATGAACAgactctcctcctccccagtgtgGAAAATCTTCATTCTTGTCACTTACGCAGATTCATCAGCAGAATTTTCTTTAGAGGCTTTCTTGGCACTGTGGCAGGGTGGGGGAAGACAGATAAGGTGAAGAGAAGAAGGTAAGATACTTGTTCTTTTTGTCTTATTCTTGAGacttaagattaaaaaatactatttaacaGGAAAATAAGTTACATGCATGGGCTCTTCCTGGCTGCTGCTTGATTTTACATGTCAGATACACACACAGAACTCTCAAGGCCTCTCCAGGTCATTACCTTGGAGTGAAGGTCAGCACACATGCCTTTTTATGCAGAACTAGATCTCAGTATAGAAGTGTCCCCATGAGACCTTTCACACACAGCAATTGCACCAAAATAAATATAACCACTTTTCCAGCTCAAACTTTAGTGGATAAAGTCCAAATAAAGCTGGCCCCACATTTGAAAGTTTACTCTGGGTCAGAAAAATTATTGATCAAATAATGAAAGTGCACCAAGGGCTATTAAACACAAAGACTCAATCTCCGATCCAAATCAGAGATGCAAATCTCAGGAAGTCACTCATGGTACAGTTGCCAGCAGAAAGCAGTGTGCCAGGGAAAGCACCTGCAGATGCCTGCTCAGTTTCTGTACCAGCCTCTGAATCTGCTGCTGGCCAGTGAGGAGGAAGGGCTCTGGACTGACTCAGTAGGGATGTTTGGATGTTCTTCCATTAAGGGTAAATGCAGGGTATCTATAGATAGAGGCATGCTCTCCTCTTTGTGTCAGTGCCTTGTCTGTAAACTCTAACAGTCATTTATACTTGGCCACCATGAGAACATGAGAGGCACTGAGTTGTACTTGTTTTTCAGACATGCTAACAACCACACAAGGAGATGGTTAGCAAAGAACCAAATTAGGGGTTTTGAAACTGCCAAGGCTGCCATAAGCAAACCTCAGGTTAGTCTGAGTTGTGATGCTTCAGATGCCTTGAGCAGCCTAGTGCACAAGCCAACTAAATCGGGAAGTTTTATTAGATCTTCCTGCTACCACTCAAGTTTCTCCCAACCCAGAAACAATAGTGATCACTCATACCCTCCTCTCTTCTTGTTGACGGGCTCATCTGCACATTTCACAAATATTGCTGCCTCTTCTCCCTTACTGAGATGCGAGGTGCCATCTCGAGAACAGAACACCACCCTGTGGAATAAATATTGGACAATCGCATGACTGAGCCAGATGCCTCTTTAACCATAGGAACAGGACTGGTGCTTGGAAGCAGTCTTTATACTTTGTCATGTGGGGCACTACTACTCTACAAGCCTGtgagaaagtgatttttaaaagacaattgtGTGACAAAAGAAACACTGTGCAAAAAAAAACCTGGCAAGACCATTATGCATGGAGCTCAAACTGTAGCCATAACTTTTGCTCGTCCTTTACATAAAGTCTTCTGGTGGCTAAGAGACCACAAGCTCTATCTCAAAGTCTCTTGGATCTTTATTTACACCGGTCCTTGTATGACTTTTTTTGTCAGGTGAATTATCTTGGAAGAAAGCCTTACTCCCTCAAATGCTTGCAAACAAAGTAGGTTGCCAATTCCAGCAAACCTGAGCAGTTGCTTTTCTATTTATCAGTACTTTCCCCCCCCCTATATTTGTTCAGCTCTGGTGACTGTTCTTTGATCAAGTGACTGCCTCATTTATTCAAAGGAGGAACATATACACAATACTGTACATAGGACATGTGTACTATGTTCGGGGTCCATTTTCTGCTAACAGATCTCATGTCTAGTGAATATAAGTATTTTAATAAGATTGTCAAAGCAATTGCTGTTTTAACATTCATGCATTAGCAACATCCTGCAACAGTCACATTTCACATTTCACCCACCCACCATTCAGGTATTCAACTCCTAAGAAAATCCAGCTTAATGAAGCAATGATTTCTTGTGCAAATGCACTTTTGGAAGGGTTTCTAAAAATCTGTCTAAGCATGCTCTTTGCAAGAAAACTTATGCAAATGTCCagcaagagaaaggaggagaggaactGCAAATACAGTCAGAGATGTTGGTTCATGGAGATCCTCTCCTAGATGTTATAACTGACCTGATGCACACAAGACAGTGGTATGCAAATGCATTATGTGGGAGTGAAACTACAGATTGCAAATCCCAGTGGAAGCAAACAACTGAACCTGGCTGACATAAAAACCAGTTTGGTGCCACCAGCCCTCATTATCAGTGCTGCACCTGTTTGTAACTGCTATCCATGTTTTGTCCTGCCCTGCGAGATACCAGGGATAAGGAAACACTGTCAATTAAAACTAATTTAGCTTATAACAATCAAAACAAGTTACTTTTTCTGAGTTTCTCCTGACTTCACTCTGACTCTCTGGATGTCAAATGTAAAAGGAGTCCACCAGTCTGACCAGCTGAAGAAGCTGTCTTTTTCCCACTGCAGCTTCAGCATAAGCAGGTCACCAATATCCACTTCTGTGTAAATCAGGAAGGAGAAAGTCTTGTTTGAGGAGACTTCAGGCCTGTGGGAAAGGGaataaaggagggaaaaaaaaaaagaactgttggacagaaagaaaattaaggggAAACAGAACCAGGACTTTATGTACTTCAGAGAGGAAGGAAGCAACCTTTTCCATAGTTCTGACAGGTGGAATAAGGAAAAAACACTTTAAGCTTTTGTAAAGGCACCAGGAAAAGCTACCTGCAGCAAGGCTGGTAAAATCCTGGGACAGACTGCCAGGCAAGGGGTGTCTTCTGCAGTGCTGGTGGCTCTCAGAGAAGCCAGACAAGCACCAGCCAGGAACAGCTTAGGTTCCTTGGAGCAGTAAACAGACTTTGGTGCTTTCCTGCCCCATACCCTGCCAGCCCATGTGCAGGGATGTAAGCACAGACTTCTGCTTATTTGCAGAGCTGTGGAAGCAAATCCCATGTCTCCCTCAGCTTCTGCACTGAGGCCCTCAGACCCATCAAACAGTTAACTTCAGGTTGCAGTGTGCTTTCAAGGAGTTTTAACACAGGTGGAACATGGCATCAAgatactgaaaagaagaaaacaaaaaaactgccACACCAGAAAAATTGTTATTAGGCTGAGCCACAGGTCAGACTTCACATTTCCATATTTCAGATCTCTTATCAAGAACAAGTCCTATAGAGCTTAGATCATTAGCTTCAGCAGTGGATGCATCCCCTTGATCAAGGGCAAGAGCAGATTCTGGGACCCTGTAGCTGGAGCTAGAACAAGTTTTTTCAGCTGGGACTTTAACAGATTTAGGTAGACCCAACAGTACATTGAAGTTGTTTCTGTAGCTACTCACAGTGTGAAAGCAATGTTCTCGCTCTCATCTAGAGTGCCATAGAAAGAGATCAGGAATGGCTGGTTTGTCTTGGTCATATTAGTCTTTCCAAAGAAATGGATCTTGACCTGGTAATGGAAGACTAgaagaacacaaaagaaaaggccATTAGGAAAAAACTCAACCTCCAAAGAGACTGCTGGTGACAAAACCACCCAATAATCCCCATGCAAATCCTAGGCTGGAATACACCAGTATCACTAAACTGAGGAGTTTAGTTCCCTGCAGGTATCCAGGGAACTATTTTTGTGAGGAGGTAAAGATTAGGATGCCAGGGAATAATGATATAAAAACACTTCGCAGTTCTGGCAACTTAACTCTGCATTTAAGTTGACTGCCACcgtaaaaaaaaaacagagtctGCAGTATCACCTTCAAACCTGTTATAAATCTGTAAGACTTGCTGTCCTTGAGTTGAAACAAGTGAGTTGTGCCCTCCTCACAGAGGAGCCTCAGCgaaaaaaaattcaagcccaCTGACATTGCAGATTAAGcaacaaatacaagaaaaacacCAGTTTTACAGCTGTTCTAACACTGCAGGAATGTGCCCTCTGATTGCTGGTCCATCACAAAACACACACAATGAACATACCATGTGGTACAGTCAAAgctagaaaggggaaaaaaataaagtagtaaaACTAAACTCAGAAGCTTACAGTACTTTCTGGCAGTGTCCTTCTCAGATCTACCACTGTGGCAATGGGAATCAAAAAGTGCTGCAGTATTTTAACAAGGGCTGGTGCTCCTCTGGCAAAGGCACTATGGAAGGCACAAGTCCGATGGTTGCAAAGCTTTAAAGAAGTTGTGCACCACGCTGAGCTCTGCTGATTATTTCCCAGCAGTAGGAAAAATTCATTtggatgaaaaatactgaaaaaatttgCAAGACCCAGTTGTTCCAAGTGACTGGGCCACAGAGCAAGTCATCTTAATTTTGCTACTTAGGAACTTGTTACAAAACACCTGCCTTTGTTTTCTGCCCACCACCTCCACAACTTGAGTAAGACAATACTGTTTTTCTCACACTGCAGTTTAGTTTGGGTTTaatggcaaactgcaggcaagcTTCACCCCTGCTTACCACAGGCACCAAAGCAGCAAATTGTCACCTGCAGCACGCACGCAGTCTGACACACAGCTGAGCAAAAGTACCAGTCTTGCTCACCAGTAAGCATGCAGGACCTACCTTTATAGGGCATCTGAGCACGGGTCTTCAAGTACATTTTGGTGTTTCTCTTCGTTCTCACCCTGTTGACCTTGTAACCCAAATTGTTGCAGCGGTTCTTCCGGCAGCTCAGGCAGAGACCCTTCTCAAAGGCCTCCTTTGTGTTACAGCGGTAAGCCATGCTGGGCTTTTCTTCATAGAGGAGGGAGTCAATGAAGAGGTGGATGGATCGTTCATGGGAGCATTTTACCAGCTGATCCACAtcttgaaagaacaaaaatgtttaatatgtatacatacatgcatataatGATATAAACCCCTAAGCAGTGCTGTCAACAGGCACCATCTCCTACACCACAGCTGGGCTTTACAGGGTgacttttaaaagcactttaaaagaaTAAGTTCCTGTGCCTCTCAAAGAGATCTTTGCTTGCAGGAAACCTGCAGGCTATTGAAGATCACCCTTTGGATGTGATACTGTTTGTTTCAGAGCAGCCTCACCTGCAAAGCCTTTTTCAGCAATCAGACGGAGTGCTTCTCCCAAGTTGCAACCTGGCTGGAAACCTCCACCATTAGGATAAATATCAATGTGTCCAACAGGCTTCTGGATCCCAATGCTGCGGTCTGGAGAGCCTCGAGTGTAGGTGTGTAGGACATCCACAAAGTCAGCATCATCCGGGGAGAGGCGGGTGAGGGCATCAGCATACTCAAAGGTAGGACCAGCTGGATCCAGCCCTTTATGGGgcaaaccacaaagaaaaactgAGATTATTGTCTGCCAAGGACACTGACAGTGATAACAAATGCCAAACTCAGCTACCACATTGGGCTGGAGTATTGCATAtggtgctggtgtcactgcaaACATTACACTGGGATCATTTAAATAGCATTCTTGTATATAGGAGAATCAAGTACACTACCTTGAAATGCtgtcactgtttaaaaaaataaggtgtATGTAAACATAAGTAAAGAAGCCCAGATAGCTTCCTCATGCCTGTAGCATTTCCAGTGTATGGAAGAAACAAGCTAGTAAATGTTTTCTCAATGTCTTCCTCTCTTGTCAAGAATTGTAAAATTTCTATCTGAAGTGTGGAATGTGTCTTGCTGCTAACTCCCTGCTAGGGAACAAGTGGGAAACATAAATGAGAGCTTCACTGTCTACATGCCTAAGAGGGATTATAATGGTGAACTGTCAAGCTGCAGCAACACTGACATGAAAAACACCCAGAACTATTCTGCCAGTGAACAAGTACTATCTCTTGAATCTAGACAACTACTTGAGAGATGGCTTGAAGGCAGAGCTGAAGGGACATGTCTTTTCTGCAGCCCACACCTGGGGACAGGTACCTGGGTTGCCCACCCCTGGTTAGCCTCATCTGGTCTGAGCTGCCTCCCCCTCTGCTGTGAGGACTTCAGGGACCACATCCCATTACTCCCTGTGCTCAAAGGTgatgctgctttcccagggaaaggTTCATCCTGGGCACCGAGGGCAACCATGGGGGCATAACTGGTATTTGACTAATTTGGCAGCCTCAGTGAAAGCAACATAGCTGCAGGTCAGAGAAAGGAAGGGTCGACAGACTAGTGCTTTGGCCTCCTCATTTTAATCTGCCACCTGTCAGGAGTCAGCCTTTCCTGATGGAACTGCTGCCTATCCCGCCCACCCCCAGCACTCCTGCAGATCTGGGATCACAGCTAGGTTCAGGTGAAAGGGCAAAGGGTGCCAGGAGGAAGGGAGCTAGGCTCCCATTTGAATGCCGCTCACAAGCTCTCTCAGTAGCAAGGGCACCACAGATGAGTGATTTTCTTAGCCTCATTTGCTCA harbors:
- the LPL gene encoding lipoprotein lipase isoform X2, translating into MTAGGTAMQQSTEAETNFEGIESKFSLRTPAEPDEDVCYLVPGQVDSLAQCNFNHTSKTFVVIHGWTVTGMYESWVPKLVDALYKREPDSNVIVVDWLIRAQQHYPVSAAYTKLVGKDVAMFIDWMEEQFNYPLNNVHLLGYSLGAHAAGIAGSLTKKKVNRITGLDPAGPTFEYADALTRLSPDDADFVDVLHTYTRGSPDRSIGIQKPVGHIDIYPNGGGFQPGCNLGEALRLIAEKGFADVDQLVKCSHERSIHLFIDSLLYEEKPSMAYRCNTKEAFEKGLCLSCRKNRCNNLGYKVNRVRTKRNTKMYLKTRAQMPYKVFHYQVKIHFFGKTNMTKTNQPFLISFYGTLDESENIAFTLPEVSSNKTFSFLIYTEVDIGDLLMLKLQWEKDSFFSWSDWWTPFTFDIQRVRVKSGETQKKVVFCSRDGTSHLSKGEEAAIFVKCADEPVNKKRGGAKKASKENSADESA
- the LPL gene encoding lipoprotein lipase isoform X1; the protein is MGRKAFLAAVCLCLRWVAALGAAPAAAGEAETNFEGIESKFSLRTPAEPDEDVCYLVPGQVDSLAQCNFNHTSKTFVVIHGWTVTGMYESWVPKLVDALYKREPDSNVIVVDWLIRAQQHYPVSAAYTKLVGKDVAMFIDWMEEQFNYPLNNVHLLGYSLGAHAAGIAGSLTKKKVNRITGLDPAGPTFEYADALTRLSPDDADFVDVLHTYTRGSPDRSIGIQKPVGHIDIYPNGGGFQPGCNLGEALRLIAEKGFADVDQLVKCSHERSIHLFIDSLLYEEKPSMAYRCNTKEAFEKGLCLSCRKNRCNNLGYKVNRVRTKRNTKMYLKTRAQMPYKVFHYQVKIHFFGKTNMTKTNQPFLISFYGTLDESENIAFTLPEVSSNKTFSFLIYTEVDIGDLLMLKLQWEKDSFFSWSDWWTPFTFDIQRVRVKSGETQKKVVFCSRDGTSHLSKGEEAAIFVKCADEPVNKKRGGAKKASKENSADESA